The nucleotide sequence CAAATAATTTCATCTCCTCTTTATCTGACATCATTTTTACCGATGCTGAAATTGCTATAACTGGAATATTACTGGTTTTTGGTTGTTGTTTAATAATTTGGGTGGCGTCAAATCCATTCATCACAGGCATAAGCAAATCCATTAATATAAGATCGGGTAAACTTTTTGTAGCTTTCCGAACCGCTTCTTTTCCATTTTCTGCTTCTAAAATTATTATGGAAGAATTAGCAAAAAAATCTTTCAAAATCTCACGATTACCAAAATTGTCATCCACAATCAAAACTGTTGCTTTTTCAAACAATATTCTTGACGGATCGAAATCTTCTTCCTCTGGTTCAGCTATCGCATCTGTTACTTCAATATTATGGAGAATTACAGTAAAAACACTTCCTTTACCTGATTCACTTTTCAGGATAATTTTACCATCCATCATTTCAACAAGCCTATTTGTTATAGCAAGCCCAAGACCTGTTCCTCCATATTTTCTTGAACTTTGTCCTTCCTGCTGAATAAAAGCATCAAAAATAATTTGTTGCTGATCTATTGGAATTCCAATACCGGTATCTTCCACAGAAATTAACAAATCAACATTTTTCTTATTGATGGAATTTTCTTTTATATCCATCGAGATAAATACATGACCACTCTCAGTAAATTTTACCGCATTGCCAACCAAATTAAACAAAACCTGACGTAATCTTACTCCATCAATAATGAGCGAACCTGATATTGTGCTATTTGTTTCCACAATAAATTTAAGATTTTTCTCCTTAATCTTTGTATTAAATATACTTTCAATATCATTTGTTATGGAATCTAAATTGACCGGTTCTTTTTGAATTTTCAGTTTTCCCGCTTCAATTTTTGACAAGTCAAGAATATCGTTAATGATTTTGAGTAGATTTTTTCCACTTCTGCGTATGGAATCAACTTGTGAAAGTTGTTTCTCGTTTTGCAATGTTAAATGAAGCAAATCAGAAAAACCAATAATAGCATTCATTGGCGTACGTATTTCATGGCTCATATTTGCAAGAAACTCGCTTTTAGCCCGATTTGCTGATTCAGCATTCTCTTTGGCTGTTTTTAACTCCTCAACAATTCTTCTGCGCTCTGTTATATCAGACACAATACCATAAGTGATTCCAGACTGATTAGATATATTTATTCTTATTTCAGCAAAAAATGTTTCTTCATTTTTTCTTATACATTCTACCTCAATGGGGCTTGTGTCATTATTTCGAACCTTCTTAAAAATGTTTTTCTTTACTTCATCTCTGATATCAGGTATCGCAAGATGCCAAACAGGCATACCTATCATTTCACCGGTGGAATAACCAAATATTTTTTCCATTGCAAGGTTTATACTTTTAAACCGTCCACATTCGGTAGAATAAATACCATCAATAACATTTTCGCTCATCAGCCTGTATTTTTCCTCGCTATCAATCAAAGCTTTTTCTGATTTTATTTTATCAGTCATATCCCGAATAATACCTGTAAATGCACGATTACCATTAACAACAAACTCAGATACGGAAAGATCCATCGGAAATGTACTACCGTCTTTTCGAAGTCCCATAACAATATGGGTTCTACCTGTTTTTTCTTGCCTTTCTGATTTTAAATAATTTTGCAAATAACCATCGTGTTCGCTACTATAAGGTTCAGGCATTAGTATTCGAATATTTTCACCTAACACTTCGTTCCTTTGATATCCAAATATTGTTTGTGAAGAGTTATTATAGGTTTGAATTATTCCCTTGTCGTCAATTGTTATAATTGAATCCACAACAGTATCAAAAACAGCTCTGAGCTGAGATTCGCTTTTGGCAAGTTCAAAACTTCGTTTTAATACCAATTCTTCAAGATGCTCTTTATGTTTTTGTAATTCAACTTCAGCTTTTTTTCTAACAATTATACTAGCCAAAGTATTTGCAACATTATTTAAGAAATCAACAGCCAAAGATGAAAATTCCTGATGAAAAGGAATATACGTATTAATAACTCCTAGTATTTCATTCAAATAAGTAATCGGAATACAGTAATGTCCGTGTTCAGAAATTCCCTCATAGCTAATCTCATGATCTGTATTTAAATTACCGCTATATTGAATCTCTCTTGTTAATGCAGCTTTTCCGCATAAACATTTTCCAAAGGGCACAAGCTTACAAGCTTGTTTGATGGATTGAGACATATTATTCTCAACTTTCATAACTAATACATCCTTCTGATCTTCTACTAAAAAAATGCATCCTTTCTTATCTAATGTTATCCAATCTAATGAAGTTATCAGGTCAAAAGACAGAGTAAGTATCGCTTCAATTGTTGCATCTGTTGTAGAAAGTTTCAGTATAGAATTTATGATGGTCTGTGCTTCATTTTTTCGTTTTATTTCTTCTTCTACTTCTTTTCTATTTGTTATATCTCTAAAACTGACAATAATAGAATTGTTTATTCCCTCTGAGTCACTAATTTTTGCAGCTGACATTTCAGCAATAAATGTTGTTCCATTTTTACGAATTACTTTATATTCACTACTAATAATTCTTCCGGTTTCAATGATACTCTTTAAATTCATTTTTGCCTTTAACAAGTCAGATGGGTCAACAAAAATAAATGCACTTTTGCCAACAATTTCTTTTTCATCCTGATAATCAAAGAGCATTAAGCCTCGTTGATTAACCTTTATTATATTACCTTCAAAATCGCAGAGTGTAATTCCATCAGGAGATGTTTCAATTAGTGTTCGGTAGAGTGTTTCACTATTTCGTAATGCGTCTTCAGCTTTTTTTTGTTCATTAATATTGATAATGGACCCTACCATTCTATATGGTTTATTATTTTCATCAAATTGAGCTTGCCCATTACCAAGAAACCATACATATTTGCCAGCCTTTGTTCTTAATCGAATCTCGATACTCACCGGTTTTTTTTGAGCAAAATGCAAGTCTAATTTCTCAAAAGCCTTATTTTTATCTTCCGTACAAATCAGTGATGTAAAGGCAGAAAAACTTGATTCTATTTCGTTATTTTCGTATCCTAAAAGTTCGTAATATTTCGGAGACCACCATTGTTTTCCGGTTTTAATATCCCAATCCCAGATTCCTGCATTTACACCTTCTACGGCTAAGTGAAATCTTTCTTCACTTTCTTTAAGTGCTTTTTCATTTTCCCTGCGATCAGTTACATCTTCCATCGTCCCTTCATAATATATGACTTTTCCCATTTGATCTTTCAACAGCCGTGCACTTTCATTTAAAAATAACAGTTTGCCATCTTTACGCTTCCATACGGACTCGAACCCTATAACTCTCTCTTCTTTTTCAATACGTTCTTTGAATTCCTTTCGTGGGTATCCTGAATCAAAACCTTCACTTTCAAGATTACGTTCTTTAAGTTCTTCAAGTGAGTCATAACCAAGAATTTTAACGAGATATGGATTAGCCATTACTATTTCGCCTTCCGGTGTCGTTTTATAAATACCAATATTTGAGTTTTCAAAAATACTTCTAAAACTTTCCTCGCTGTTTCTCAATAAATGGTTAGAATTTGTAAGCTCTTCTGTACGTTGTTCAACCTTAAGTTCCAATTCCTTATTTGTTTGTTTAAGTGCTTCATCAGCCTTGTTTAAAAATTTCGCATTCCAAAACAAGAAAATGTTCAGAATTATCATGGTAAAAAGTGACATAAAAGCTTCCGCGAACTCATGATTAAATAATCCTGCATCTTCGCCCTTAATTTGCAAGACACTTTGTAATACTGCTAGGGCAAAAGCAATAGGAAGCATTCGGCGTAAAAGTCTTCCGCCCGACAAATTACTGGTAGCAATACCTGCCAATCCAGCTTTAGGCTGTGTAAGCAAAATACCAACACCAAGAAAAAGAAAAGCAAAAGTGACGTGTAGAGAAACCTGAGTAAAAGAACTATGACCCAATATGGTTTTTACTCCAAGCACATAACCGGTAAAATTGATAAAGCCAATAAATAACAAGAATATACAATATACCTGAATAAAATAAAAAAAGCGTTTTTCTTTAATTAAAAAAAGTACAATACCTGTAAAGAAGAATAAAATAGATGTAAAAGGAGCCATTCGCCCGGGTAAAGTATTCCCAACAATGGAAGATGGATTTTCAGCAAATATAAATTGATCGATGAATAAATCAATATTAGTAATATGCTCAAATAAAGTAAGTAAACTAATAAGGGCAATCATCAAAGCAAAGATTTTTGACAAAATTATTTGAATTCTGTTTTGAGTTCCTGTATTGAGAAAATACAATGAAATTCCGGCAAGAATCATAACAACAGCTGCGTTCGGTTTTATTTCCATAAATCCCGGAATAAAACTTTTCAAAATGGGTATATCCGTAATCCACCCTAACAATCCTATAATACCTGTAAATAAAATTGCAACTCCACAGAATTGTGCAATAATTAAATATGATTTATTAAAGTCACTGTTAGAATCTTTATTCATGTTTTTTCCTTTAATAATTATAGGTTATTCTATTTTTCATTGCAAAAACAATTATCACTATGCAGTTTTAATTAATCATTAAAAATAAGGATATTTTTCCTTACTTTAATATTAAGGGATTTTATAACCAATAACTAAGACATCGTCTACTTGTTCGTTGACACCTTTCCATGTCTCAAACTTCTCTTCTAATTTCTGTTGTTGTCTCTTCATTGGTAAATTTTGTATTTCGCAAAGTATTTTCTTGAATTTTCTATAGTTCAGTTTTTTATTTTTCTCGCCTCCAAACTGAGAAAGATATCCATCGGAAAAGAGGTATATTGAATCACCTGATTGTGTTTTTATCTCATGATCTGTAAAGCTGTTTTTATAATTAGGATGAACGCCAACAGGCATACGATCAGGTTTAAGTTCAATTATCAGGGTCTTATTTTTATCTTGTAACAAATTACTGTTCTGTGATTGTTGAAAGCAATCAGGAGTTTGATTCTTTTTTGAGATTTCTTCATGCGCTCCAGATTGTTTAGCAGAAGGACGAACTATATATACCACACTATTTGCTCCTGCATAGTGCAAGGTATGATCATTACTATTAATAGAGCAAATGGAAATATCCATTCCGTCCCGGGTTTCGTGATGATTATTGTTTTGATTTAGCGCAATTACTAATCGTGTTCTTAGTTTATTTAGCAGTTCGCTTGGTTTAATTGTATCAGAGCCATTGGTGATTTCATTCAGATGGGTTATACCCAGCATACTCATCAATGCGCCTGGCACACCATGACCTGTGCAATCGGCAGCTGCAAGATACAATGTGTTCTTGTTATTTTTAAACCAATAAAAATCTCCACTGACAATATCTTTTGGCTTATGTAAAATAAATGAATCAGGATTATTATCAAATAGAATATTTTCGGATGGTAAGATGGCTGATTGTATTTTTTTAGCATATAAAATACTATCGGTTATATCCTTGTTTTTTTGAGTAAGCTGATGATTCAATTTTTTTATTTCATCTTTTTTTTGTTTCAACAGGATATGAGTTTGTATTCTTGCCAGTAGTTCTTTCTGATTAAATGGTTTTGATATGTAATCCTGTGCACCGGCTTCAAAACCGGAAAGAATATTAATATTTTCAGAGTAAGCTGTCAAAAATATTACAGGTATTTCACTCAATGAACTATCTGTTCTCATTCTTTTACAAGTTTCATAACCATCCAGTTCTGGCATTTCCACATCAAGAAGTACCATATCGAAATCCTTAGTTTTTTTCAGAATCTCTAATGCCTGAAGTCCGTTAGTAGCAAAACTTACTTTGTAGTCAAAGTTTCGTAATACACTTCCTAAGACTTGAAGGTTTTTGGGTTGATCGTCAACTATTAAAATATTGCACATTTTCTTTATTTTTTAATTAGTTTATTAAACTAAGCGATGACAAGTCTTAGACAAGTCAAGCTTATTTAATCATAAGTTTATTAACAATATGAGTCCCTTTAAAGGTTACAGTAATAAAGCACAAGCCCGGAATCATATTTTCATTATTTAAAAGAGTAATGTTCTGATTATTTTCAGTAATCAGAATTGAATTGGAATAGACCTCTTTCCCTAGCATATCGCTTAAATTAACCTGAATACTTTCATCTTTTGCGTTTACTACCTGCAAATTAATATTGTCGCTTGTGGTTGGATTCGGATATACATTTAAATAAAAATCAGGCGATGAGTTAAAATCAACAGATTGAATATTGGAGTAAGAAAATTTACCATCAAAATCTGTCTGCTTTAGACGATAATAAGATATTCCGCTATAAGGTTCATTATCAATTGTTGAATAGGATAATTCATGATTACTATTTCCTGAAGCATCAACTATAGCAACATTTTGAAATTCTGTTCCGTTTTTTGATTTTTCGATGGTAAAATAATCATTATTTGTCTCGGAAAGTGTTGCCCAATTTAATAGAACCTGATCATTATTTTTTGAAGCAACGAAACTTATTAGTTCGACAGGAAGTGGTGACATATTTCCTGATAAAGCCCAAACTGAAAAATTTGTAACAGCCGGAACAGTTGCCGAGTTTGAGGTGTTTGTTTGCCCTGACAACGGAGCTTCCCAAGTACTTGTTATAGGATTCCAGCTTTGTGCCTGTAAGTTTCCTATTGACCCTACTTCTGTAGATGAAGCTGTGAATGTTAATGTTGCAGTTCCGCTGGTTCCGTCTTTATTTACTTGCCAAAAGCGATCAACAACATTCCCACTGTTGTTATTACCTAAAGCGTCATTCATATTTGTTACAGGATCGGGGGAGGTCGGATATGGAGTATTATCATTAGCAGTAGGAAATGTTGAAACGGTCACATTGCCTATATTCCCAGATGTTAGGGTTAATGTAAATGGGATATATTCACCTGAAATTGTTCCAAATGGAAATGTATAAGAACCAGTATTGCTATCAATAACCCATTTCAATTTACCTGAATTATCAACTTTCTCGCTAAGTATAAACCCATTAGTTCTAGTTAGGGACAATGGTGAATTATTATTTATTGTAAGTGTATTGGAATTTAAATCTAATACTCCAGAGGTTAAGGTTAACGAATTGTTAATAGTAACTGGCTTCTCCATTGTAACGCCCGAAGGATTATTTATAACTAAGTTTGTAATGGTAAGTCCTGATGACCCCGAAATTCTTTGGTTTACAGTGCCATTAAATTCAACAACTTGCCCTCCATCATCGAATGTTCCATTGTTAGTAAGGTCACCAAAAAAAGTCACTTTTCCATTAGAATAGATTTTTAAATTCCCTGAATTAACCATTTGATTTTGTGCATACATCGAGATGCTTATAATCAACATTGCAATTTGTATATTAAATTTTTTCATGACATTTTTATTTTTACCATTGTGATTATAATAAATACCTTTATTCTTATTTGTCTATTCTATTTATACTTAGGTTTGTATAAAGCATATTGTAGACTGTTCCTGCAATATTGCAGGTAAATCTTAGGTCCAGAATATCACCAGCACTAAGGCTTAGTAAACCCGAAATCTTAACATTCACGGTTCCTTTATCTGATGTTAAAATAAATTTATCAATATTCAAAGAATGCGATGATGATCCATAATCTGACTGGTAAAATCTTACAATCATTTGACTACTCCCATTATAATAATTATTAATATTTCCGGGTATTGTAAATTCTCTGAAAATATCGGATGTTGTACTTGGTATATCTCTTATTGTTGACAATACATTATCCCAAGAAGATGTGCTAACATTATAAACCTGTAACTCTACTTCATGAGAACTACTGCCAACATTATAGCCATTAAATAAAAGTACATCCGCTTGTTTTTCTAAATCTGTAAATGTAAACCTAATGTCGTATCCCGGATTACTATTTCCTTCCTGAACAATATAATTAACCCCATCAGCAGTTTCTACGTCAGATACTGTTCCGCTTGTGAGTATTCCGCCGTTTAATGAAACACTTCCCGGAGGAATAATGATTCCCGATGGTGTTGTTTCCCGTGAATATAAATTTTCCTGAGCAACTCCGTTTTTAAACAAGACCATCTTGTTACATCTTCCGTCATTACTCTTCAAAGAAGAATTAGCATCTATACTATAAATTCCTCCACCTGATGCACCAATTGTAAGGTTATCGGTTGATGCACTACCAACCACATATCCGGTACCCTTTGTTATACCGACAGTGGTAGTTGTCCACTGGTAATATTCTGCGGCATTTGTTATTGTAATGGAACTGCTTCCATTTTCGTAAAGTTCACCATATGAGGGAACATTATTGTTTAATATAGGTCTCCAATTAGTTCCATCCCAATAATAAAAACCATCGGTAACAGCACCACCAGTACTATAAACAAGCATACCTGCCGGTACAGGTGTAGTTAGCGGGGATGCTGAACTTAAACTATTAATTGCTACTCTCGGTGGAAGAAACCCTTTTGTAGTACTTTCCATTTCAAGTAGAGAGTTTGGATTAATTGTGTTTGGATTGTCACCTATTTTCACTTGTGAGAATAGTAGATTTACTGTTCCAGTTAACAGAAAAGTTATTGTTATTGCTAAGTTTTTCATAATGCATTTTATTTAATTTGTTCTTATTAGCAAAATTAAATGCAATAGAGCCTTAACTTTAGAGTAAAATCTTCAATTATATTGGAATAATATACCCAGAAGAAGTACGTAAAATTCCTTAGTGTTTTATATTGTATGTAGTCTTGTTAAAACAGACAATAAAAGGGGGATAACTTAGACGGCCTTATTTCAAGTCTTTTTTCTAAGGTTATGGCATTCTTGTTTTACAAGCGCAATTACATATTTAATGCAAGATTTTAATGTATCGTTTAAAAGTATAATGATTCCTTTGATAAAAAATTATCAACGGTAATATTATTAAAAGTGCAATTTCTATTACGCTAATAAAATAAGAAATAATAATTTAAATAACTTCTAACCTTAATTTCTCTTCTATCATTTTTAATGCACATATTATGGTTTTTTTCTCAGCTTTTTCGGCAGTTTTGTATTTTGCATAATCTTCAATAAAAGAAACTTCTCCAGATGGAATATTCAATTTATTATTAATATAATATTTTATGTAAGATCGGTAACCTAAAAGCTTTTTGGGCTCATCAGAATATACTGGCACAATGTTAATACCTATTCTAAAACTAAACAACAAAGAATCAATTCCAAAATTTAAGTTTGAATAATCATCTCCTTCAATTTTCATATATTCCCGATAACAGTTGGGATAAATTCTTTTGAATTTATTAAGAGACATGATTTCACTTGTTATCATACTTTTTTCAATTTTATTAATTACTGCTCAATTAACTTTGTTTTAGAAATAAATACGCTGGATTAAAATTACGAATATTTATAATTAATTGATTTGACTGAAATTGTTCAAAATAGTTTAACCTACTATAAACGTCATGCAACAATCTTAATAGTATTGCAGAATGATTGATTTTGAATAAAATTTTCATGAATTCTATTTTTCTATAAATCTATATCCCAAATCCCTACAGCTCTTTCAAGCTCAACCAACGAAGCGTAACAATTATACAATGTATCGTAATAAGAGGTTTGCAATTCGTTGTATGTTCGCTGAGCGTTTAATACTTCGAGTAAAGAAGTTTCGCCACGAGAGTAACTATAAATTTTCCCATTTAATACCGTTTTTGTTTGCTCTAAAAGCCCATGATTATAATTCTCTACCTGTTTACACAAAGATTTATATTGATTGAATGCTTGCATTACTTCATTTTGAATTTTTATTTCGATATGCTTATATTGTAATTCTGCTTGCTCTATTTTAAATTGAGCAATTTTTATCTCACCTTTATTAAAATTAGAAAAATTCAAAGGAATTGCAATACCTGTGTATATTTCAGTTGAAGAAGGCGAAAATAAACCGGTTTTCAAATACGAATTATTAGCACCTACTTTAAAATCAATATCTGCCATCCTTTCTCTTTTTGTTAAAGTCAGTAAGTTTTGGTTATATGTTATATTACTTTTTGAAGCCAACAAATCAGCCCGGTTATTTAAGGCTATAGTCAATAATTCGTTAAGTTTAAAATCTCTTTCGGGTTTATCGAATTTGCCATTAGGAAAGAGAATGGTGTCGTTATAATACAAACTTATTCTGGTTGACAGGCTTATGAATGAATTTTTTCTATCGACATCAATTTGAAAAAGTTCATTTAGTAATATTCCGGCTTCTATTTTACTTTGTGTTGCATCAATAGCTTTAATACTCCCAAGGCTAAACCGGATACTATCAGCATCAGATAATTCTTTCATCATCTGATATGAATTTAACATTACTGCAAATAAATAATTTTGTTTCAATGCAGTTAAAAAATCAAGAGTAGCATCAGCTTGTAAATTTCTTAAGTAATCAGCAAGCAACGCATTGGTTAAGGCACTTTCACTTTTTGCAAGGTTTATTCGGGCTTTACGCTTTTGGACAAAATTAATTGACTTTGAAATTTCGGTTGAAAAAGAATAGCCATTAATGGCATCATCTTCTTTGTTTCCTGCCCAATCAACAGCTAAAGATGGATTTTGGAAAATTCTGGCAGCTTCAACTTTCGCATCAGCAATGTTAACATTATATTTTTCAGTTAAATATTCAAGATTACCGCTTACAACCATTTTTAAATAATCTTTATAATTCAGATTGATACGGTTAAACGATGAATCAACTTGTGAAAAAGCAAACTGCGATAAACATAAACAAATTGTAAAACTCAGTCCTGTTTTTATCGTCATTTTGAAATGTTTATTATTATTCATGATTTTGTTCCTCCTTTCCCCAGCGTTTTTCAAACATATAATAAAGTGCCGGAAGTACATAAAGTGTAATTATTGTTGCAAACAAAAGTCCATACACAATTACTGTTGCAAGTGGACGCTGAACATCAGAACCGATTCCGGTTGAAAGTGAAGCCGGAAGTAGACCAAGACCTGCTACGGTTCCAATTAATAATATAGGGCGTAAACGATGACGTGCACCAGAAATAACTGCTTCTTTAAGTTGCATTCCGTGTTTTCGTAGGGCATTCATATGATCTATCATAATAACTCCGTTTTGAATGGAAACGCCAAATAGTGCGATAAAGCCTACAGCCGATGATACATTAAAAGTTAATCCGAACGCATTCAGGGCAAGCATACCTCCAAACAGTGCAAAAGGAACAATAATCATCAACATTCCTGCCTGTCTGAATCTGCCAAACGCAGCAAACAGAAGAAGAAACATAATGGCAAGTGCCAAAGGAACAATAAATGCAAGTCTGGAATAGGCTCTGTTCTGATTTTCAAATTGACCGCTCCATTTTATATGGTTTTTTTCGTGATTGTAATTGACATTTTTTTCAATCTTATTATTTGCATTTTTCAGAAAAGCTGTAAGATCAGTTCCTCTTAAGTTAAGTCGGATTATTAAATACCGTTTATTCATTTCTCGGGCAATTAAACTGGCACCGGTACTTCGTTTGATTTCTGCCACCTGTGATAGTGGTATTTTTGCGCCACTTGAAGACGTTAGCATGAGATTTCCAATGTTTTCGGGTGTATTACGACTTGCTTCATTAAAACGGCAAATTACATCGTAAACTTTATCGTTAATAAATATTTGTGAAATGGCTTTACCACCAATAGCTACTTCAATTAATTCGGAAACATCTGCTACGTTTAATCCATATTGTGCGATTTTATCCCGGTCGACATGAATTTGCAGTTGCGGTAATGGCGGTTCCTGATCGATAGCAACATCTGCTGCACCCGGTATGGTCTTTATTTGTTTCAGAATATCTTCTGCAATTCTGCGGGATTCAATAAAATCTTCACCGTAAATATTTAACGCCAGATCGCTGTGTGTTCCGGCAAGTAAATCCATTACCATATCGATAATCGGTTGCGAAAAACCTATTGTATAACCAGGCATAGTCTCAAATTCTTTTGCCATTTTTTGTATAAGTTCATTTTTCGACAAACCGCTTTTCCATTCGGAATATGGCTTAAGACCAATGGAACATTCCAAGTGTGAGGTGGAAAACGGTTCAGTTCCTGCATCATCACGCCCGGTTTGTATCATAACATAAGTTACTTCTTCGTACTTAATTATTCTTTTTCTAAGAGTATCACTCATTTCTTTTGATTTATCAAGCGAAATACCCGGAGGTAGCTGTACTTGCAACCAGATTGATCCTTCATCTAATTGGGGAAGGAAATCTTTTCCTACTGTTATCGTTAAAATAATTGCAGAAACAACAATCAAAATCAGAGGAAGAAATACCTTTTTAGGTTTCTCTATAATCCATATAATATGTTTGTTATATATTAAGATAATCTTTTCAAGCCATTTGTTCTTATACATTTTTCGCGGTTTTCTGTATATCACATAAGCCAGTCCGGGAATTAACAATAATGCTACAGCCAGTGCACCAATCAATGAATATCCAATAGTGAATGCCATCGGTGTAAAAAGTTTTTTCTCGATACGCTCAAAAGCAAATAAAGGAAGGTAAGCTGTAATAATAATGATGGTAGAAAAGAAAATTGGCTTTGCCACTTCTGCACAACGCTCAATAATTGATTTTTCATCTAACACAATACCTGGATGATCTTCCCTTTTCTTTAAAACAGTTTCCAACATAACAATGGAGCCTTCAACAATAATCCCAAAATCAATTGCTCCGAGGGAAAGTAAATTTGCAGGTATATCTGTCAAATACATCAGAATAAATGCAATTAAAAGTGAAAGTGGGATTGTTATTGCAACAATTAAAGCTCCACGCCAACTTCCCAGAAAAACAATGAGAACAAAAATGACAAGAAAAACGCCCAATAATAGGGTATGTGACACCGTGCCCAGTGTTTTATCTACTAGATTTGTTCTATCCATAAAAGGTCGTATTTTAACACCTTCGGGAAGAATTTCATTGTTTAACTCGTCAACAGCTTTGTGAATTTCTGTAAGAACTTCGGTTGGATTCTGGTATCGTAACATTTGCACAATACCTTCAACACCCTCCGAATAATCTGCTTTATGATCTGTAAAACCTAAAACACCTTTTCTTTCAAGATTACCATATTTAAGGGTTCCTACATCTTTCAGAAACACCGGAATTCCTTTTTCAGATTTCACTACAATTTCCCCAAGATCGCTTAAGTCTTTAACTAATCCGATTCCACGTATTACATAGCTTAAATCACCACAATCAAGCATACTACCACCAGCATTGGTGTTGTTCTTTTCAATTTTTTCAGTCACATCAGAAAGAGAAAGTTTATATTGTTCGAGTTTTTGGGGATCAATTTCAATCTGAAATTGAGTAGTGATACCACCAAAATTACTGACTTCTGCAACTCCCATAACTTGCTTCAATCTTGGAATAATAACCCATTTTTGCAGTTCAGTAAGTTCACGCAAATCATAGGATTTACTTTCTATGATATAACGATATATTTCACCTGTAGGAGAGGTTAAAGGGTTAAGACCCGGCGCAGCTCCGAATGGCAGCTCCACTTCATTTATTTTTTCCTGTACACGCTGTCTTGCCCAATAATCATCTGTTCCGTCTTTAAACACCAATATTACTGTTGAAATACCAAATGCACTTTTACTACGCATAGTATGTAGCCCCGGTAATCCGTTTAAGCAACGTTCAATAGGAATTGTAATTTGTTGTTCAATTTCTTCGGCAGCCA is from Bacteroidia bacterium and encodes:
- a CDS encoding TolC family protein, which translates into the protein MNNNKHFKMTIKTGLSFTICLCLSQFAFSQVDSSFNRINLNYKDYLKMVVSGNLEYLTEKYNVNIADAKVEAARIFQNPSLAVDWAGNKEDDAINGYSFSTEISKSINFVQKRKARINLAKSESALTNALLADYLRNLQADATLDFLTALKQNYLFAVMLNSYQMMKELSDADSIRFSLGSIKAIDATQSKIEAGILLNELFQIDVDRKNSFISLSTRISLYYNDTILFPNGKFDKPERDFKLNELLTIALNNRADLLASKSNITYNQNLLTLTKRERMADIDFKVGANNSYLKTGLFSPSSTEIYTGIAIPLNFSNFNKGEIKIAQFKIEQAELQYKHIEIKIQNEVMQAFNQYKSLCKQVENYNHGLLEQTKTVLNGKIYSYSRGETSLLEVLNAQRTYNELQTSYYDTLYNCYASLVELERAVGIWDIDL
- a CDS encoding efflux RND transporter permease subunit; the protein is MRKIISIAVGKRWIILTVFILLGILGYYSWEQLAIEAYPDIADVTVQVVTQVPGLAAEEIEQQITIPIERCLNGLPGLHTMRSKSAFGISTVILVFKDGTDDYWARQRVQEKINEVELPFGAAPGLNPLTSPTGEIYRYIIESKSYDLRELTELQKWVIIPRLKQVMGVAEVSNFGGITTQFQIEIDPQKLEQYKLSLSDVTEKIEKNNTNAGGSMLDCGDLSYVIRGIGLVKDLSDLGEIVVKSEKGIPVFLKDVGTLKYGNLERKGVLGFTDHKADYSEGVEGIVQMLRYQNPTEVLTEIHKAVDELNNEILPEGVKIRPFMDRTNLVDKTLGTVSHTLLLGVFLVIFVLIVFLGSWRGALIVAITIPLSLLIAFILMYLTDIPANLLSLGAIDFGIIVEGSIVMLETVLKKREDHPGIVLDEKSIIERCAEVAKPIFFSTIIIITAYLPLFAFERIEKKLFTPMAFTIGYSLIGALAVALLLIPGLAYVIYRKPRKMYKNKWLEKIILIYNKHIIWIIEKPKKVFLPLILIVVSAIILTITVGKDFLPQLDEGSIWLQVQLPPGISLDKSKEMSDTLRKRIIKYEEVTYVMIQTGRDDAGTEPFSTSHLECSIGLKPYSEWKSGLSKNELIQKMAKEFETMPGYTIGFSQPIIDMVMDLLAGTHSDLALNIYGEDFIESRRIAEDILKQIKTIPGAADVAIDQEPPLPQLQIHVDRDKIAQYGLNVADVSELIEVAIGGKAISQIFINDKVYDVICRFNEASRNTPENIGNLMLTSSSGAKIPLSQVAEIKRSTGASLIAREMNKRYLIIRLNLRGTDLTAFLKNANNKIEKNVNYNHEKNHIKWSGQFENQNRAYSRLAFIVPLALAIMFLLLFAAFGRFRQAGMLMIIVPFALFGGMLALNAFGLTFNVSSAVGFIALFGVSIQNGVIMIDHMNALRKHGMQLKEAVISGARHRLRPILLIGTVAGLGLLPASLSTGIGSDVQRPLATVIVYGLLFATIITLYVLPALYYMFEKRWGKEEQNHE
- a CDS encoding T9SS type A sorting domain-containing protein, whose translation is MKKFNIQIAMLIISISMYAQNQMVNSGNLKIYSNGKVTFFGDLTNNGTFDDGGQVVEFNGTVNQRISGSSGLTITNLVINNPSGVTMEKPVTINNSLTLTSGVLDLNSNTLTINNNSPLSLTRTNGFILSEKVDNSGKLKWVIDSNTGSYTFPFGTISGEYIPFTLTLTSGNIGNVTVSTFPTANDNTPYPTSPDPVTNMNDALGNNNSGNVVDRFWQVNKDGTSGTATLTFTASSTEVGSIGNLQAQSWNPITSTWEAPLSGQTNTSNSATVPAVTNFSVWALSGNMSPLPVELISFVASKNNDQVLLNWATLSETNNDYFTIEKSKNGTEFQNVAIVDASGNSNHELSYSTIDNEPYSGISYYRLKQTDFDGKFSYSNIQSVDFNSSPDFYLNVYPNPTTSDNINLQVVNAKDESIQVNLSDMLGKEVYSNSILITENNQNITLLNNENMIPGLCFITVTFKGTHIVNKLMIK